Genomic DNA from Methanosarcina sp. MTP4:
CTGCAGCCTTTAACATTGCATTTGCCAGGGCAATGACCTCGGCATCTGAGTCGGGCTTGTTGGTCCCGATAAGCTCTACTCCGAACTGCCAGAATTCTCTGAAACGGCCCTTTTGAGGGCGCTCATAGCGGAAGCAGTTTTCAAAATAGAACAGCTTCAGGGGTTTAGGGAGGGCCTGCAGTTCATTTACATACATGCGCATGACAGGAGCCGTGAGTTCGGGCCTGAGGGTCATGGCCCTACCACCCTTGTCCATGAAGTTGTAGAGTTCTCCTACGATCCCTTCCCCTGACTTCAGGGTGAAGAGGTCCAGATGTTCGAACGTGGGAGTAATAACCTCGCTGTAGCCCCAGTTGCGGGCAACATCCCTCATTATGCTTTCCACGTACCTTCTCCGGGAAGTATTGGCAGGTAAAAAGTCCCGGGTCCCTCTTGGCCTATTGACTGTCATTTTTAAAAGCACCTGAATTCGATCGAATTAAACGAAATTATCGGTAAATGAAACAACCGGTAAATAGAATTTATCTTTGATAAATAATCGGTAAATGAAATATTATGTGAACCAAATATTATGTGAACCAAATATTATGTGAACCAAATATTATGTGAACCAAATATTATGTGAACCAAATAATATATAAATGGAATAACGTGCAAATGGATTTCGAATGGTAGTAGTTAAAAACAAGCTATTTTACCTTTTCGATGTTTGCCCCAAACCCGCAAACAGGGGGTACGAACACTCATGAAAACAAGATATAAACACAGAAATAGTATATTAATTTTGTAAAATAAAGTAGAATGGATTCCAACAGGCATATTTTTCGAGATCAAACAACCTCAAAGCAAATAAAGGCAAGTTTAAACCTACTAATATAATAAACAACTTAATATACCTGATTCACTGTAAATATTTGCGATTAACGTGTCAGAGCAAAGAAGTGTACCTGTAAGGGAGCATCTGCTGAATCTGGAACCCTGCCGACATGGAGGGCTTATCCAGGAAACTTCGGAGAAATACGGGATTCCCGAAAGTGAAATTCTTGATTTTAGTGCAAACTTCAACCCGTTGGGAAGCCCCTTTGAATATCCTGGAAGTGGACTGGACTTTGATGAGATTATAAAAAATAGTCTCGGAAAAATTCTGGAATACCCTGACAACAGATATCTGGAGTTCCGGGAAGCCGCAGCCAAATTCGTGGGGCTTGGAGTATCCCCCGAGAATATCATCCCGGGAAACGGCTCGACAGAAATAATCCGGCTCCTCGTTGAATGTGTGATTGAGAAGGGAGACAAAGTCCTCATCCCCTGGCCCACTTTCGGAGAATACGAAATGCAATGCCGGATAATGGGGGCTGAGATCGAATACCCTTCCCAGGAAGAAATTGAAACCCTTCCGGACGAAGTCCTGGAAAAGGCAAAAATTCTGTTTATATGCAACCCGAACAATCCCACCGGAAAACTGCGCACAAGAAACCAGCTGAAAGCCCTTGCAGAACGTTGCAGGGCCCACAAAACCTTACTTTATGTTGATGAGGCCTTTATCGACCTATCTGACCCCGCCCAGAGTGTGGCAGACCTCACGACCTCCAACGACTATGTCTTTGTAATGCGTTCGCTTACCAAAGCCTTTGCAATTCCTGGTGTCAGGATGGGCTTTGGGATTGCTTCTCCCGGAATGGCTGGAATCCTGAACACTGCCCGACTTTCCTGGAACCTGGGGACAATCGCAAATGCGATCGGAACCGCCCTCCTGAACATGGAAGGCGGGGCCTGCAGCCAGTACCTTGAAGAATCAAGAGTCGCAATCAGGGAAGAAGGAAGGCTCCTGAAAGCAAAGCTTGACAGGATCAGGGGTTTTGAGGTCGGCGAAGTAAACGTCAATTATATCTTTGTCGACATCAGCGGGTTCATGCTTGACTCAGGGGAACTGAGCAAGCGCCTGGCAGCCCGAGGAGTCCTTGTTAGGGACTGTGCCAACTTCCAGTGCCTGGGAAAGGATTTCATAAGAGTTGCAGTCAGGCCCGCAGAAGAAAATGACAAACTAATATCCGCAATCGGAGAAGTGATTACCGAATGGGGCAGGGAACAGGCGAAGCAGGAACTCCAGCATGTGATTGAGAAGGCGGCTGAAGAAGGAATAGGCGGCCGAAAGACCTGCGAATACTACCCCTGTCACTTTGAAGGCCAGAACTGTACTTTCTGCTTCTGTCCATTCTATCCCTGTGAAGACGAAAGGACAGGCGGAAAATGGATTAAGAGTTCCAGGGGTGGGAAGGTATGGAGTTGCGTAGACTGCCACCTTGTCCACAAAACGGAAATCGCCCAGCAGATCCTGGACTGCCTCATGCATGAAGGCGATACCGAAGAGCTCGTGAAAGTTGCCTGGAAAAAGGTGATGGAGCCCATTTTATGATCATTCCGGACAGCGGACATCTTGCGCTGGTACTCCTGCTAGCCGCGGCCCTCGATGTTGTGTTTGGAGAGCCCCCGGCAGCCGTACATCCCGTGGTCTGGATAGGGAAACTTATAGGTATCCTGAAAAAAGCGGCCCCAAAAACCCATAGGAAACTATATGGGGTTGCAATGGCGCTTTTCTGCGTGCTTTTTGCAGCCCTGATAGGTTATTCGGCGATCTACATTGCCGCCCTTCCCTGGATGCCAGGAATTTTCGGGTTTCTGATCGAAGCTTACTTCCTGAAAGCAACCTTTGCTATCCGCTGTCTTCTCACCCCGGCCCGGGACATATACAAAAACCTGGAGAAAGGAAAACTTGAAGCGGTCAGAGAACTGCTCCCTATCTACGTGAGCCGGGACCCTGAAAAGCTGAACAGGACCCAGATGTCATCGGCAGTTGTAGAGTCCGTTTCCGAGAATTTCGTAGATGGCATACTGAGCCCGATATTCTATTACGCCCTTTTCGGGGAGCTCGGGTTAGTAGCCGCATACGCATACAAAGCCATAAATACCCTTGACTCTATGGTAGGCTACAAAACCGAACCATACAGGGAACTCGGATACTTTTCGGCAAAGTCCGACGATGTGCTCAACTGGATCCCTGCTCGTATTTCCGTGTTTTTTATCCTTATTGCAGCCTTTTTTATTGCTCTGATCCCGAGAAACGAAGGAAAAGTAAACCCTCTGGAAAGCATAAAAAGCGCTATAAAAGACGGGGCAAAAACCCCTTCTCCGAATTCAGGATATCCAATGGCAGCCACTGCAGGGGCCCTCGGGGTGAAGCTCGAAAAACCCGACAATTATGTGCTTGGGGCAGCGTATTCTCCCACGGAAATAAAGGATATAAAAAGGGTATCCCAATTGATAGCAATCGCATCAGGGTTCTCACTTGCCGTCTTTGCGGCAGTGATCCAGATCCTTTACGTCCAAATAACAGCGATTCTGTATCTGTGACCCTGGCAGAACCCGGATAGAATTTATCAGGATAATAGTATCTGAAGATTGTTTATCGGAATATTATTTACCTGAAGATTGTTTATCGGAATATTATTTACCTGAAGATTGTTTACCCGGATATAGTAACACTGTGAATAATCGGGATTAGCCCAATCAGAATTTTTGCGGAAGAAATGGGATTTCAACTGATTCAGTAAATTCATATTGTGTGCACTCAACAGAAATTCCTGACAATTATTGACATTGTAGAATCCGTTTATTTAGACCTGAGATGTCAACTGGCAAATCAGCCAAAATAAACATTTAAACGGATACAACCGTTTAGATATACAACCCGTAATAAACATTAAAATTTATATCAACCGTTCAGATACACAACCCGTAATAAACATTAAAATTTATATCAACCGTTCAGATACACAACCTGCAATAAACATTAAAATTTATATCAACCGTTTAGATATACAACCCGTAATAAACATTAAAATTTATATCAACCGTTTTGAGAACTCTCGAAGTGATCATTATGAAGTTATCCGATATTGAGGAGAGGGACCTGAAAAAAGGGCAGCCTGAACAGATAGAGGAAAAAGCTACTATTGACATCCTCGACGTTCTGGCAGAAGAAGGCATCAGCGTACAGGACCTTGCAGATACGGCTCTCGAAATGTACGTCCCGCACCCGGGGCTCGAGACCAGGGAAAAAGCCGAGGCGTTGTTTAAAAGGGAACTCAAATTCGCCCTTTCGGACCCGAACCTCTGCCTCCTGATCTACTCGGGGATTTTGCTGGAAAGAGAAGGCAGAGCAGGGACCCTTCCGAACCTTAGCAAAAAGTCCTATGAAAAAGACCTGTCTTTTATCATCGCAGACGAGGTGCTGGGCAACAGCATCGCGAACTACATTAGCGGGTCCAAAGGGACTTTTGAATTCGTGAGGTTCGATAAGCAAAAACCGGGAATCCTTGCAAAGCTCGGGCCTTTCATGGATGACGTGATAGGAGGGGTGATAGGAGGGGTATCTTCCAACATGTATTCGCGAGGTATGGCAGACTGTAAGAGCAGTGACTGAAAAAACGGACGGTGAAGCAGATGAATTCTTATCTACTTGCTTTTAAGTCGGGCTTTGGTTTCCTTTCCACGATTCCAGTGGGCATCAGCATGGAAGGAATCGACGCTCTTATGAAAAAGATCTATTTTTACCCCGTTGTGGGAGCCGTGCTCGGATTGCTTATCGGGGCAGCCGCATATATCGGGCAGGCAGTTTTACCTAATACGATTATCGCCGCCCTGATTATGGCATTAACATACTATCTTACAGGCTTCAACCACCTTGACGGGGTCACGGATATCGGGGACGGTTTCATGGCCCATGGCTCCCCTGAAAAGAAAATAAAGGCTTTGAAAGATACAAACCTCGGGACCGGAGGAGTATCTTCCTGTATTCTTTTGTTGTTAGTGTTCTACGCTTCAATAAGGGCTGTTCAGGTCGAAGGCATAGTTACTTTCGGACCCGGTCTGCCCTTGCTAATGTTTTTAGCTCTGTTTATAGCAGAGGTCAGCGCCAAACAGTCCATGCTCACCATTGCAGCATTCGGAAAGCCCATACCCCCTCAGGGAGACCAGGCATATCCAGGCCTTGGAAGCATGACCATAGACGGCGCAACTAAAAAGAATTTTATTATAGGCTTTGTCTTCGGAGCGGTTGTATGTTTCCTGGCCATGGGGTTCATCGGACTGCTTCCGTACCTTGCAGCCTGCGGCTCAGCTCTTGTGCTCCTGAACCGCAGCTATGCCCATTTCGGGGGCCTCAACGGTGACGGGATCGGCATGGCAAACGAAGTTGGCAGGGTAGTTGCCCTGATTACTATCGCAGTTATCCTGAAACTATCTATAAACGGAAACCTGGGAGGATTTGAATGGACGCTATTGTAATGGCAGGGGGACTGGGCCAGAGGCTCGGGATGGGGGAAAAACCCTGTATAGAACTACTTGGAAAACCACTTATCTCTTACGTGATCGATACCCTCAGGGCCGCAAAGAATATAGACAAGATCTTCGTAGCAGTCTCGCCGGTCACTCCCAGGACCGAGATCATGCTTCAGGAACGCTACAAAAGTGAAGTCGGAGTAATCCGGACCTTTGGCGGAAATTATGTGGGAGACATGATCCACGCCGTGGAGACTTCCGGAACAAAGGGACCGGTGATGATTATCATGTCAGACCTCCCCCTCCTTGACTCTGCTATGATCGACTCGGTCATAGAAAAGTATGAAGAAGAAGGGACTCCGGCCCTATCGGTTTATGTGCCTATCAATACCTGTAAGGAAGCAGGGATCCGACCGGACACCGTCTTTAACAAGGAAGGAAAACTAATCGTCCCGACGGGAGTAAACATTCTGGACAGTTCGAATATCAGACAAGAACAGGAAGACTTTAATCTGATATTGGATAATCCCAGACTAGCAATGAATGTGAATACGGTTAAGGACCTGCAGCGCTGCAAGGAACTGCTGCAATGTGCAAATTAAAAAAATTGCTAGAGGTGTCATATATTCTAACCTTAAAAAACCTGGAATTATGCCGTGATGGAAAAAAAATCCTGCGTGGGGTCAACCTGGAAGTTGGAAACCAGGAGATCCACAGCATCATTGGTGCAAACGGTGCGGGAAAAAGTACGCTTGCCTATACCCTGATGGGACTTCAGGGCTATGAACAAAATGAAGGCAGCGTTATTTTTGACGGGGAAAACATCGCGGAACTTTCAATCACGGACCGTGCAAAAAAAGGCATAACCCTTGCCTGGCAGGAACCAGCCCGCTTCGAAGGGCTCAAAGTCAGGGACTACCTTGCAATCGGAGCAAGAGACAACGGCGGCATCACGGAAGAAGAGATAAAAGATGCCCTCTGCAAAGTCGACCTGAACCCCGAAAAGTATCTGGACAGGGAAGTAGGGGAAGCCCTCAGCGGAGGCGAAAGGAAGAGGATCGAACTTGCCTCCATCATCACCATGAAGCCGAGACTTGCCATCCTCGACGAACCTGACTCGGGAATCGACGTGGTCTCCCTGAAGGAAATTGTAAACCTGATCAGGGCACTCAAGGAAAACGGCTCTTCGGTGCTTGTAATCACACACAGGGAAGAAATCGCCGCTGCCTCGGACAAAGCATCCCTCATGTGTGAAGGGGTGATCCTGAGAAGCGGAGACCCCCTGGAGATCAGTGAATTTTTCAAAAACAGGTGCATCCCCTGTGACAACAGGGTATATCCCCTGAAGGAGAATTGATGATGACCCTTACAAAACTGGACATGCTTTCCAAAGATACGGAAGATATGACCGCAGCTTATACCGTAGCCGGGGGAGATGTGGAAGTCCTGCATAACCATGAAATTTCCAGCCTTGTTGTAAGCGGGAACAAGGTGCTCAGCGCAAACAAAACCGAAGGGATTGTGCTGGAAAAGCAGGAGACAGAACACGGTGTAGACATAAAAATGACCATCAGGAAAGGGTACAAAATCCCCCACCCTGTCCACCTCTGTTTCGGGCTGATCCCGGAAGACGGAATACAGGAAATCAAGATGGATTTCGTTGCAGAAGAGGATTCCGAGGTCGAACTGATCGCCCACTGCACTTTCCCAAACGCAGTAAAGGTCGTCCACAAAATGGAAGCGGAAATGATCGTCGGAAAGAACGCTTCCGTAACCTACACCGAAATCCACTTCCACGGCCCTTACGGTGGGATACAGGTGCTCCCGAAAGCTCACATACAGATTGAGGAAGGAGGCAGATACTTAACGAACTTTTCCCTGATCACCGGCAGGGTAGGCCTTCTCCAGTTCGACTACGACGTAGATGCCGAAAAGGACTCCCTCTGCGAAATGATCACGAAGGTCTACGGGAAAGAGGACGATGTAATAAAAGTCCTTGAAAGAATCTCCCTGAACGGGGAAAACGCCCGGAGCGTCATCAAGAGCAGGATCGCCATCACCGACAACGCGATATCCGAATTCAAGGGAATCACCGAAGGCCATGCCCCCAGAGCCCGCGGGCACGTGGACTGTATGGAAGTTATCCAGGGCAACGCGAAAGCCGAAGCCGTACCCATCGTTCGTGTCGACAACCCCCTTGCTAAGGTCACTCACGAAGCCGCCATCGGCTGCGTGGACAAAAAGGAAGTCGAGACCCTCATGGCCCGTGGCCTCGAAGAAGATGATGCAATAGATATAATCGTGAAGGGAATGCTTGCCTGAGGGCAGTATTCTCCTTATTCACCCCCTCAAGAATTCGAATACCATACCGCCGGCCGGAAAAGATTCGATTAAAATTGAAGGGATTCAAAACAGGAGTTGAGAACATAAACAGCTATGTTATTATCCTTGGAAAAAAGTATTCCGAGAAAAACCTCCGGCTAATCACAGGCAAAAAGGACGTTAGTTGCCACACGGAAAACATCCCTGAAGAAATGCTCCTTTTATGCGAAACTATCGAAGACCCCCTGAGGCTTCCTTACATGCTGGAAACCTTTTACACAATGCAGATTAAGAACGAAAAGGCCTTTCATTTTTCCCTGCTCCGGGTTCAGGTTGATTCGGACCTCAGGATGCATGAGGACATCCAGAAATGCCAGCAAAGGAAATATGTTGCAGAAACCCTTGAGAAATTGCTCTACGGGGAACTGATGCTCGGAGGAGAAGTCCCGGAAATCGATGATGCTTATTAAACTACCTTTTTTAACTACCTTTTTTACTACTTTTTTACTACTTTTTTACTACTTTTTTACTACTTTTTTACTACTTTTTTACTACTTTTTTACTACTTTTTTACTACTTTTTTACTACTTATTAACTAACCTTTTTAACTACCTTTTTTACTACTTTTTAACTACCTTTTTAACTACCTTTTTAACTACCTTTTTAACTACCTTTTTAACTACCTTTTTAACTACTTTTTAACTATACTTTTTAACTACTTTTTAACTATACTTTTTTACTACTTTTTAACTACCTTTTTTACTACCTTTTTAACTACCTTTTTAAAAATGCCCCACTTAAATTCAAGAATTTCCATAATCCGGAATTCAGTTCAACTATCCATTAAGGCACGTTTTCATCCCCTTTTACAGGCCCATATTACAAAAATCTCTCTTGTTTCGACCCCTTTTCAAAAGCTCCTCTTTCTTCTGCCCATATTTCAAAACCCCCAATTATCGGCCTGGAGACCGGAAACCCCCCTTATTATCAGCTTAGCTTTGGGAAAAATTGTCCTGTTTTCAGGCATATATCCAGGCAAATTCTTTTTTTTCAGCCTATATCCAGAAAAACTTCCCATTTGCTGTCCGAAATCCGGAAAATTTCCGGCAATTCATTTTACATTTGCCGCCTATATTTGCATATTTTTACATTCACTTTCAATTCAACCCATATTTCAGGGATCTTATTTTCAGGAGCTGCTTAATCCATAAAAGAAGCAGTTAGATCTCGTTTTTACAGATTAAATAAAATCATATTGTTAAAAAATAAATTTAGGAAGAATATAAATAAATACATTGATCCTAAAGATATTAAGCAGGGAGAATAAAAGCCCGGAAAAACGGAACTTTCCGGCACAATCTTTTGACAGAAGGCCATCAAGGGACATAAGGAAAACGAATCGGAAGAACCACAATATATTAAGAAAACAGGCAGAAAACCCCGGTTCGTAAAAAGAATTCGCCGGCAATCAGATATCACAGATGGAGAGGGGGATGATACCGGACCAGAAATTAGCCAGCGCACATCTTAGTGGAGACTATAGAGACGGACTGGAAAGCCGGGTCCTGGCAAAAACACTGAACAACAGGAAGGCAGGAAGATCCTCACGACTTAAGAGGGCAATCATACTAGCTAGTCCCAATGAGCCAGTAAGACATCTAAGTGAGGCATACTGAACCATTGAGGCATTCCCGCCCGAATGATATCAGCCTGAAAGGGGGGTTTAAAATGGCAAGCAAAGAAGAACTAATTCAAGAACTTTCAGATGCAATCATATCCTGCAAGAAAGACAGGGTACTTGAGGCCGTAGAGAAGGCAAAAGGGGTGATGGAACCGTCCGAGATTATCGAAAAAGGGCTTGCAGCCGGAATGAACGAGGTAGGTACCCTTTTTGAGAGGGGAAAACTCTTTCTGCCACACGTTATGATGGCCGCAGACGCCATGACGGCAGGGGTCCAGGTCCTTGAGGCCGACATGCCTGCAGGGGAACAGAAAAAGAAAATGGGCGTCATCGTGAACGGGACTGTGGAAGGAGATGTGCACGACATAGGGAAGTCGATTGTTTCAACGATGCTCCAATCCGCAGGCTTCGAAGTGCACGACATCGGCCGGGATGTCCCAATCCGGGATTTCGTGAACAAAGCAAAAGAAGTGAATGCTGACATGATAGGGCTCTCTGCCCTTATGACCACCACCCTGCCGGGGCAGAAAGAAGTGATCGAGCTCCTCAAGGAAGAAGGAATGAGAGACAGGGTAAAAGTCATGGTAGGGGGAGCCCCTGCAACCCAGGCCTGGGCTGACAAGATAAGCGCAGACTGTTATGCCGAAAACGCAAGCGAAGCCGTTGCAAAAGCAAAGGAGCTCATAGTAGGGAAGTAATGAACCTTATTTTCAAAAAGGAGGTGAAAGAAAATGGCAACGGAATATGCGTTGAGAATGGGAGACGGAAAGAGGATCTTCCTGAGCAAAGAAAAGATTCTGGAGGAGCTTGAAGCGGGGTCTGCTGATGCTGCAGACCTGGGAGAAATCCCTGCTCTCAGCGGGAATGAAATCGACAAGGTCGCAGAAATCCTGATGATGCCGGGTAAAACCGTAAGTGTGGAACAGGGCATGGAAGTGCCTGTTACCCACGACATCGGGACCCTCAGGATTGACGGGGACCAGGGGAACAGCGGCGTAGGTATTCCCTCCAGCCGCCTGGTCGGCTGCATGATGCACGAGAGGGCTTTTGGTGCCGACACCATGGAACTGGGTCACATTGACTACAGTTACAAGCCTGTTAAGCCTGTCATCTCAAACGAGTGCCAGGCAATGGAAGTCTGCCAGCAAAACATGATCGTTCCACTCTTCTACGGGGCAATGCCGAACATGGGCCTGTACTACACTCCAGACGGTCCCTTCGAAAATCCCGGAGACCTCATGAAAGCTTTCAAAATTCAGGAAGCCTGGGATTCCATGGAACATGCCGCAGAACACCTCACCAGGGACACCATCTGGATCATGCAGAGGCTCATGGCAAGCGGGTCCGACGGTGTGAACTTCGATACCATCGGGGCAGCAGGAGACGGAGACTTCTTCGGATCCCTCCACGCAATCGAAGCTCTTCGGAAGGAATTCCCGAACATCTACATCGAAGCCGGCATGGCAGGTGAATGCGTTCTCGGGATGCATGGGGAACTCAAGTACGACGGCACAACCCTTGCAGGTCTCTGGCCGCACCAGCAGGCACCCCTTGCCGCAAAGGCGGGAGCAAGCGTCTTCGGGCCTGTATGCAACACCAATACCAGCAAGACCTCTCCCTGGAACCTGGGCCGTGCGGTCACCTTCATGAAGGCAGCCGTGGAAGCATCCACAATCCCCTGTCATGTGGACATGGGTATGGGTGTAGGTGGAATCCCGATGCTTGAGACCCCGCCCATCGATGCGGTGACCAGGGCGAGCAAGGCAATGGTCGAGATTGCCGGCGTAGACGGCATATAGATCGGAGTCGGCGACCCGATGGGTATGCCGATTTCCCACATCATGGCTTCCGGGATGACCGGGATCAGAGCAGCAGGAGACCTTGTAGCAAGGATGGAGTTTTCAAAGAAAATGAGAATCGGTGAAGCCAAGGAATACGTCGCAAAGAAGCTCGGCGTTAGCACCCTGGACCTCTCGGACGAGCACGTCATGCGCGAACTCCGTGAAGAACTCGACATCGGTGTAATCACCTCCGTGGCAGGCGCAGCAAAGGGCATTGCCGCAAAGATGAACATCGAGAAGCTGCTCGATACAAAGATAAACTCCTGTGACCTCTTCAGGAAACAGATCGCATAAATCGAAAACCAGAAAATTGTTTCCGGAAATAAATTCAAGAAAAAAATATAAGGAAAACATATATACACGAATAGATAAAATAAAAATAGATTAAATATTATAATATTTCCCGATGAAATTCGGGAGAAAGGGGCAAATCCGTAAAGGGAAGTGGGATTCCGTTGAAAAGCTCCACAGGTTCTCCTGTACAATCACGTAAGTGGGGACCGGAGGAACTTTTTGAAAAATATAATTGATGCCGGTAGCCTAGGCTATACAATCCAGAGACTATACAATCCAGAGACTTGCCCTGCCGCAGATAAGAACCAAATGGAAATAAGAAGAAAATCCGATGAAAAAGGAGAGAGAAAATGGCACAATGTAACGCATTTGCAGGATTCGATTATCTTGAGGGCGTGGAACTGAACCTCTTTACCGCAGACGAGCTCAAGGCGATCCACTACGCCACAATGGAAGTCTTAATGAACCCGGGTATCCAGGTCTCGGACCCGGAAGCAAGGCAGCTATTCAAGGAAAACGGCTGTGAGGTCAATGAGAAGACCCAGGTCGTTAAAATTCCGGAATACCTGGTAAGAAGAGCTCTTCAGCTCGCACCGTCCAGGTTCGTGCTCTGG
This window encodes:
- the cobD gene encoding threonine-phosphate decarboxylase CobD yields the protein MSEQRSVPVREHLLNLEPCRHGGLIQETSEKYGIPESEILDFSANFNPLGSPFEYPGSGLDFDEIIKNSLGKILEYPDNRYLEFREAAAKFVGLGVSPENIIPGNGSTEIIRLLVECVIEKGDKVLIPWPTFGEYEMQCRIMGAEIEYPSQEEIETLPDEVLEKAKILFICNPNNPTGKLRTRNQLKALAERCRAHKTLLYVDEAFIDLSDPAQSVADLTTSNDYVFVMRSLTKAFAIPGVRMGFGIASPGMAGILNTARLSWNLGTIANAIGTALLNMEGGACSQYLEESRVAIREEGRLLKAKLDRIRGFEVGEVNVNYIFVDISGFMLDSGELSKRLAARGVLVRDCANFQCLGKDFIRVAVRPAEENDKLISAIGEVITEWGREQAKQELQHVIEKAAEEGIGGRKTCEYYPCHFEGQNCTFCFCPFYPCEDERTGGKWIKSSRGGKVWSCVDCHLVHKTEIAQQILDCLMHEGDTEELVKVAWKKVMEPIL
- a CDS encoding cobalamin biosynthesis protein, whose amino-acid sequence is MIIPDSGHLALVLLLAAALDVVFGEPPAAVHPVVWIGKLIGILKKAAPKTHRKLYGVAMALFCVLFAALIGYSAIYIAALPWMPGIFGFLIEAYFLKATFAIRCLLTPARDIYKNLEKGKLEAVRELLPIYVSRDPEKLNRTQMSSAVVESVSENFVDGILSPIFYYALFGELGLVAAYAYKAINTLDSMVGYKTEPYRELGYFSAKSDDVLNWIPARISVFFILIAAFFIALIPRNEGKVNPLESIKSAIKDGAKTPSPNSGYPMAATAGALGVKLEKPDNYVLGAAYSPTEIKDIKRVSQLIAIASGFSLAVFAAVIQILYVQITAILYL
- the cobZ gene encoding alpha-ribazole phosphatase CobZ is translated as MKLSDIEERDLKKGQPEQIEEKATIDILDVLAEEGISVQDLADTALEMYVPHPGLETREKAEALFKRELKFALSDPNLCLLIYSGILLEREGRAGTLPNLSKKSYEKDLSFIIADEVLGNSIANYISGSKGTFEFVRFDKQKPGILAKLGPFMDDVIGGVIGGVSSNMYSRGMADCKSSD
- the cobS gene encoding adenosylcobinamide-GDP ribazoletransferase; this encodes MNSYLLAFKSGFGFLSTIPVGISMEGIDALMKKIYFYPVVGAVLGLLIGAAAYIGQAVLPNTIIAALIMALTYYLTGFNHLDGVTDIGDGFMAHGSPEKKIKALKDTNLGTGGVSSCILLLLVFYASIRAVQVEGIVTFGPGLPLLMFLALFIAEVSAKQSMLTIAAFGKPIPPQGDQAYPGLGSMTIDGATKKNFIIGFVFGAVVCFLAMGFIGLLPYLAACGSALVLLNRSYAHFGGLNGDGIGMANEVGRVVALITIAVILKLSINGNLGGFEWTLL
- a CDS encoding NTP transferase domain-containing protein, coding for MDAIVMAGGLGQRLGMGEKPCIELLGKPLISYVIDTLRAAKNIDKIFVAVSPVTPRTEIMLQERYKSEVGVIRTFGGNYVGDMIHAVETSGTKGPVMIIMSDLPLLDSAMIDSVIEKYEEEGTPALSVYVPINTCKEAGIRPDTVFNKEGKLIVPTGVNILDSSNIRQEQEDFNLILDNPRLAMNVNTVKDLQRCKELLQCAN
- a CDS encoding ATP-binding cassette domain-containing protein; protein product: MCKLKKLLEVSYILTLKNLELCRDGKKILRGVNLEVGNQEIHSIIGANGAGKSTLAYTLMGLQGYEQNEGSVIFDGENIAELSITDRAKKGITLAWQEPARFEGLKVRDYLAIGARDNGGITEEEIKDALCKVDLNPEKYLDREVGEALSGGERKRIELASIITMKPRLAILDEPDSGIDVVSLKEIVNLIRALKENGSSVLVITHREEIAAASDKASLMCEGVILRSGDPLEISEFFKNRCIPCDNRVYPLKEN
- a CDS encoding SufD family Fe-S cluster assembly protein, translating into MMTLTKLDMLSKDTEDMTAAYTVAGGDVEVLHNHEISSLVVSGNKVLSANKTEGIVLEKQETEHGVDIKMTIRKGYKIPHPVHLCFGLIPEDGIQEIKMDFVAEEDSEVELIAHCTFPNAVKVVHKMEAEMIVGKNASVTYTEIHFHGPYGGIQVLPKAHIQIEEGGRYLTNFSLITGRVGLLQFDYDVDAEKDSLCEMITKVYGKEDDVIKVLERISLNGENARSVIKSRIAITDNAISEFKGITEGHAPRARGHVDCMEVIQGNAKAEAVPIVRVDNPLAKVTHEAAIGCVDKKEVETLMARGLEEDDAIDIIVKGMLA
- the mtbC gene encoding dimethylamine corrinoid protein MtbC; translated protein: MASKEELIQELSDAIISCKKDRVLEAVEKAKGVMEPSEIIEKGLAAGMNEVGTLFERGKLFLPHVMMAADAMTAGVQVLEADMPAGEQKKKMGVIVNGTVEGDVHDIGKSIVSTMLQSAGFEVHDIGRDVPIRDFVNKAKEVNADMIGLSALMTTTLPGQKEVIELLKEEGMRDRVKVMVGGAPATQAWADKISADCYAENASEAVAKAKELIVGK